In Vicia villosa cultivar HV-30 ecotype Madison, WI linkage group LG7, Vvil1.0, whole genome shotgun sequence, the DNA window ACCCTCTTCATGTTCATATGTCTTGTCCTTCTCCTTATTTCAACATGGGGTATATATTATGTATTGATTCTCTTTATTATAATTACTTAAGCTTATTTAagtttctaatttattttattgtaatctttttttctttttgttatgaATAGAAGTGGAAGCAAAGATATTTTGTGGAAGGCCGAGCAGAACATGGTCAGGGCCTTGTATTGACACAGAATGTGATAGAGAGTGCATTGACTCTGAGGTGTGTGCAATGTCTGGTTCTTGTGAAGGTTCTGATTATAATTGCTTATGCTTCTTCAATTGTTGATGATTGAGTTTTTCATAATCAAACCATTTCCATCTCTAATATTTCTTCTCAAATAAAATATTGTTCAATTTCATGTATATAATAGAAATTTTCGGCTCTCCACCA includes these proteins:
- the LOC131616353 gene encoding uncharacterized protein LOC131616353 isoform X3, whose product is MTLSTIKPCTLFMFICLVLLLISTWEVEAKIFCGRPSRTWSGPCIDTECDRECIDSERRDMKIYHDFVEFVGEYSTF
- the LOC131616353 gene encoding defensin-like protein 17 isoform X2: MTLSTIKPCTLFMFICLVLLLISTWEVEAKIFCGRPSRTWSGPCIDTECDRECIDSEVCAMSGSCEGIHACFERWVIKAKG
- the LOC131616353 gene encoding uncharacterized protein LOC131616353 isoform X1, with translation MTLSTIKPCTLFMFICLVLLLISTWEVEAKIFCGRPSRTWSGPCIDTECDRECIDSEKFSALHHSSSTESTMVEKSQHSFYRDYDLDANCQEKSQTVD